A DNA window from Verrucomicrobiia bacterium contains the following coding sequences:
- a CDS encoding YebC/PmpR family DNA-binding transcriptional regulator: MGAQWKQAGREANAQKKGQVTVKLVREIMVAAKLGGPDPDINPRLAAAVEKAKKASVYRDTIERAIKKGAGIGDEKIEYELVTYEGFAPHKVPVIVECLTDNRNRTAPEIRNLFKAGSLGQPGSVGFFFNHLGVVEATHTDANRDAEGDAIEAGAQEVERLEAEETPAGQKGARFLTEIKDLDAVSKALKAAGWNVIAAEIRYVAKNFSEVTETSRKEVVDFLNALDDHDDVHRVYAAFK, from the coding sequence GTGGGCGCACAATGGAAACAAGCCGGGCGCGAAGCCAACGCGCAGAAGAAGGGCCAGGTTACGGTCAAACTGGTCCGCGAAATCATGGTCGCCGCCAAACTGGGCGGGCCCGACCCTGATATAAACCCCCGCCTCGCAGCCGCCGTCGAGAAAGCTAAAAAAGCGTCGGTCTATCGAGACACCATCGAGCGCGCGATCAAAAAAGGCGCCGGAATCGGGGACGAGAAGATCGAGTACGAGTTGGTCACTTACGAGGGATTCGCTCCGCACAAGGTGCCCGTGATCGTTGAATGCCTTACGGATAACCGTAATAGAACCGCCCCGGAAATCCGGAACCTCTTCAAAGCAGGGTCGCTCGGACAGCCCGGAAGCGTCGGGTTCTTCTTCAACCATCTGGGAGTTGTCGAGGCGACCCACACTGATGCGAATCGCGATGCCGAGGGCGACGCCATCGAAGCGGGTGCGCAAGAGGTGGAACGGCTTGAGGCTGAAGAGACTCCCGCGGGCCAAAAGGGGGCTCGGTTCCTTACCGAGATCAAGGATCTCGATGCGGTGTCGAAGGCGCTGAAGGCCGCGGGTTGGAACGTGATTGCCGCCGAGATCCGGTATGTGGCCAAGAACTTCAGCGAAGTCACCGAAACGTCGCGCAAGGAGGTTGTAGACTTCTTGAATGCACTGGACGATCACGACGACGTGCATCGGGTGTACGCCGCCTTCAAATAG
- a CDS encoding nicotinamide mononucleotide transporter, producing MLEQLIKFKGADWVGMVFGLISTYLLAKGKRVGFVVGVVGGLGWVTFGILTGSIAGILANICFIGFNCHGYFCWKKKQEQAKAEPGKGKSDSDVVMEKTA from the coding sequence GTGCTCGAACAATTGATCAAATTCAAGGGCGCAGATTGGGTCGGCATGGTTTTCGGGCTCATATCGACCTACCTGCTGGCCAAGGGAAAGCGTGTGGGCTTTGTCGTCGGCGTAGTTGGCGGACTTGGCTGGGTTACGTTTGGCATCCTCACGGGCAGCATCGCCGGAATCCTCGCCAACATCTGCTTCATTGGCTTCAACTGCCACGGCTATTTCTGCTGGAAGAAGAAGCAGGAGCAGGCGAAGGCGGAACCTGGAAAGGGAAAAAGCGACAGCGACGTTGTGATGGAAAAAACCGCGTGA
- a CDS encoding FAD-dependent oxidoreductase codes for MKTESYWQSSAALPQFPSLANDLTVDVVIIGAGLTGITAAYLLKREGVKVALLDRQRVAQADTGHTTAHLTYVTDERLKDLVKSFGRDAAKSFWEAGGAAIDQIHDNIRQLNVDAEFKWVDGFLHESFNGSDAKDRRSLEEDAALARELGFGAEFVRSIPAFGRAGVRFANQAKFHPFKYLAAMLQTIPGDGSHVFENTEFSEVKSDPMIVHAGRHKIRCEYLFIATHTPLLGKAGMLKGTLFQSKLALYTSYVLGARLPKGTLPEALFWDTTDPYYYLRVERLADHDFAIFGGEDCKTAQEENPEEVFARLQRKLKEILPGAEVQQRWLGQVVETDDGLPFIGENEKQQFIATGFCGNGFTLGTLAAAMARDQYLQRKNPWFDLFRVNRKQFHGGAWRYVTENLDYPYYMLRDRVAPADGDSLDDLKLGDGKILQLKGKKVAAYRGSDGKVTLLSPVCTHLGCLVKWNPADKTWDCPCHGSRFKPEGDVFSGPAESPLKRLTE; via the coding sequence ATGAAGACCGAATCCTACTGGCAAAGCTCGGCCGCCCTTCCGCAGTTTCCTTCGCTCGCCAACGACCTGACCGTCGACGTCGTCATCATCGGCGCGGGACTGACGGGCATCACCGCGGCGTACCTGCTAAAGCGGGAAGGGGTGAAAGTCGCCTTGCTGGACCGTCAGCGTGTTGCACAGGCTGACACCGGCCACACCACAGCCCATCTGACCTATGTGACGGATGAACGGTTAAAGGACCTCGTAAAATCATTCGGCCGCGACGCTGCGAAATCGTTTTGGGAGGCTGGCGGTGCGGCGATCGACCAGATTCACGACAACATCCGCCAGTTGAACGTGGACGCGGAATTCAAGTGGGTCGACGGCTTCCTTCACGAGAGCTTCAACGGAAGCGATGCGAAGGATCGGCGATCGCTGGAGGAAGATGCCGCCCTTGCGCGCGAGCTTGGGTTTGGAGCGGAATTCGTCCGTTCAATTCCAGCGTTCGGGAGAGCAGGCGTGCGGTTTGCGAATCAGGCGAAGTTTCATCCCTTCAAATACCTGGCTGCAATGCTGCAAACGATTCCTGGCGACGGCAGCCACGTGTTCGAGAATACCGAGTTTTCGGAAGTGAAATCGGATCCGATGATCGTGCACGCAGGCAGACACAAAATTCGCTGCGAGTATCTGTTCATCGCGACCCACACCCCTTTGCTTGGGAAAGCGGGAATGCTCAAAGGCACGCTCTTTCAAAGCAAGCTGGCGCTTTATACGAGCTACGTTCTTGGGGCGCGCCTGCCGAAGGGGACCCTGCCCGAAGCATTGTTTTGGGACACGACGGATCCTTACTATTACCTCCGCGTCGAACGACTTGCTGATCATGATTTTGCAATCTTCGGTGGTGAGGATTGCAAGACAGCCCAGGAGGAAAATCCGGAAGAGGTGTTCGCCAGGCTCCAGCGCAAGCTCAAGGAAATCCTGCCTGGCGCAGAAGTTCAACAACGATGGCTTGGACAGGTCGTCGAAACCGACGATGGCCTTCCCTTTATTGGGGAAAACGAAAAGCAGCAGTTTATCGCAACGGGTTTCTGCGGCAACGGATTCACACTGGGAACGCTCGCGGCCGCGATGGCGCGGGATCAATACCTGCAGCGCAAGAATCCGTGGTTCGACCTGTTCCGGGTGAACCGAAAACAGTTTCACGGCGGCGCATGGCGGTACGTCACGGAGAACCTGGACTATCCCTACTACATGCTTCGCGATCGCGTGGCGCCCGCCGATGGCGACTCCCTGGACGACTTGAAACTGGGCGATGGAAAGATACTGCAGTTGAAGGGAAAGAAGGTTGCGGCATACCGGGGGTCCGACGGAAAAGTCACGCTGCTGTCGCCTGTCTGCACACATCTTGGATGCCTTGTGAAATGGAATCCTGCCGACAAGACATGGGATTGCCCGTGTCATGGTTCGCGTTTCAAACCCGAAGGCGATGTATTCTCGGGGCCTGCGGAATCGCCACTGAAACGGCTCACGGAGTAG
- a CDS encoding sodium-translocating pyrophosphatase codes for MRNTKSYLTRSLAFLAVLSSSLGAYASEADIKIPDLSVVKFPSLGGVSGHTLMLLGIVVCAIGALFGIVQYLQTKRLPVHESMAKVSHTIYETCKTYLFTQGKLLAVLWLLIAACMVFYFGFLTEHTGPDGQRLSSGHVAFNVFVILAASVLGILGSYGVAWFGIRINTISNSRTAFSALKGNPLATLGIPLRSGMSIGLLLVAVELFFMISILIFLPRELVGPCFIGFAIGESLGASVLRICGGIFTKIADIGSDLMKIVFKLPEDDPKNPGVIADCTGDNAGDSVGPTADGFETYGVTGVALIAFLALALAASPTVCATLIIWLFVMRALMIVTSLGSYFLNEGISKAMFGGKKDFDFEAPLTHLVWITSAVSIAVTFIASKILLGDFLVEGVDPAITQNLWWVLSVIISCGTVAGALIPEFTKVFTSTTSRHVKEVTNCSKHGGASLNILSGFVAGNMSAFWMGLVIMVLMFTSYYFSKNPALMTLMPPAFAFAAPIFAFGLVAFGFLGMGPVTIAVDSYGPVTDNAQSVYELSQIEARKGIREEIKREHGFDADFENAKYQLEKGDGAGNTFKATAKPVLIGTAVVGATTMVFGIIMLLENLFGNVITKLSIVQPEIILGLIMGGSVIYWFTGASCQAVVTGAYRAVVYIKDHMKLDASTASEEDSKEVVRICTVYAQKGMWNIFIVVFCFSLALPFFNPYFFIGYLIGIAFFGLFQAIFMANAGGAWDNAKKIVEVDMRAKGTDLHAATVVGDTVGDPFKDTSSVALNPVIKFTTLFGLLAVEIAVTMTNQTTKTAIGAFFFLIALIFVYRSFYGMRIPAEK; via the coding sequence ATGAGAAACACTAAATCATACCTGACTAGAAGTCTGGCATTTCTGGCCGTGCTCAGCTCGTCGCTGGGCGCGTATGCCAGCGAGGCTGACATCAAAATACCAGACCTGAGCGTCGTCAAGTTTCCCTCACTGGGCGGCGTTAGCGGGCATACTTTGATGCTTCTCGGTATCGTTGTGTGTGCGATTGGAGCGCTTTTCGGGATCGTCCAATACCTCCAAACCAAGCGCCTGCCCGTTCATGAATCGATGGCAAAAGTTTCGCATACGATCTACGAAACGTGCAAAACCTACCTGTTCACCCAGGGCAAACTACTGGCGGTTCTCTGGCTGCTGATCGCCGCTTGCATGGTGTTTTACTTCGGCTTTCTGACCGAGCACACGGGGCCTGATGGTCAGCGACTGTCAAGCGGACACGTGGCTTTCAATGTGTTTGTGATTCTGGCGGCTTCAGTTCTCGGAATTCTCGGATCCTATGGCGTGGCGTGGTTCGGCATTCGCATCAACACGATCTCGAATTCCCGGACAGCGTTTTCTGCCCTCAAAGGCAACCCTCTCGCAACCTTGGGAATTCCGCTCCGCTCGGGGATGAGCATCGGGCTGCTGCTCGTCGCGGTCGAACTGTTCTTCATGATCTCCATCCTGATTTTTCTGCCGCGCGAACTCGTCGGCCCGTGCTTTATCGGCTTCGCCATCGGTGAATCGCTTGGCGCCTCCGTGCTGCGCATCTGCGGCGGCATCTTTACCAAGATCGCCGACATCGGCTCGGACCTGATGAAGATTGTTTTCAAACTGCCTGAGGATGACCCTAAGAATCCCGGCGTGATTGCAGATTGCACGGGCGACAACGCAGGCGACTCGGTCGGGCCGACAGCGGACGGTTTCGAAACTTACGGCGTCACAGGGGTTGCGTTGATTGCGTTTCTCGCCCTGGCCCTGGCGGCGAGTCCGACGGTCTGCGCCACGCTGATCATCTGGCTGTTCGTCATGCGCGCGCTGATGATTGTCACCTCCCTCGGCTCCTACTTCCTCAACGAAGGCATCAGCAAGGCCATGTTCGGCGGAAAAAAGGATTTCGACTTCGAAGCTCCGCTCACCCATCTGGTCTGGATCACGTCGGCTGTTTCCATCGCGGTGACGTTCATCGCCAGCAAGATTTTGTTGGGAGACTTTTTGGTGGAAGGTGTTGACCCGGCGATTACCCAAAACCTGTGGTGGGTTCTTTCAGTGATCATCAGTTGCGGCACTGTGGCCGGTGCATTAATTCCTGAATTCACCAAGGTCTTCACAAGCACAACATCGCGGCACGTTAAGGAAGTGACCAACTGCTCCAAACATGGCGGCGCGTCGCTAAACATCTTGTCCGGCTTCGTGGCCGGCAACATGTCGGCTTTCTGGATGGGACTCGTGATCATGGTCCTGATGTTCACGTCCTATTATTTTTCCAAGAACCCCGCCCTGATGACGCTGATGCCTCCGGCATTCGCCTTCGCCGCCCCCATCTTTGCCTTCGGCCTGGTCGCGTTCGGCTTCCTGGGCATGGGCCCTGTCACCATCGCGGTCGACAGTTACGGACCCGTCACTGACAACGCCCAATCCGTTTACGAATTAAGCCAGATCGAAGCACGAAAGGGCATCCGCGAAGAAATCAAACGCGAGCACGGATTCGACGCAGATTTCGAAAACGCGAAGTATCAGCTGGAAAAAGGCGACGGCGCAGGCAACACGTTCAAGGCCACCGCCAAGCCGGTGCTCATCGGAACCGCAGTGGTGGGCGCCACCACGATGGTTTTCGGAATCATCATGCTGTTGGAAAACCTCTTCGGGAACGTCATCACGAAACTCTCCATTGTGCAGCCGGAAATCATCCTCGGGCTGATCATGGGAGGTTCGGTAATTTATTGGTTCACTGGCGCCTCCTGTCAGGCGGTCGTGACGGGTGCTTACCGCGCAGTGGTTTACATCAAGGACCACATGAAGCTCGACGCCAGCACCGCCTCCGAGGAGGACTCGAAGGAAGTGGTCCGCATCTGCACTGTGTATGCTCAGAAGGGCATGTGGAACATCTTCATCGTGGTGTTCTGCTTCTCGCTCGCCCTGCCATTCTTTAATCCCTACTTCTTCATCGGTTACCTGATCGGCATCGCGTTCTTCGGACTCTTCCAGGCGATCTTCATGGCAAATGCCGGTGGCGCCTGGGACAACGCCAAGAAAATCGTGGAAGTCGACATGCGCGCCAAGGGCACTGACTTGCACGCCGCCACCGTGGTGGGCGACACGGTCGGCGACCCGTTCAAGGACACGTCTTCCGTGGCTTTGAATCCCGTGATCAAGTTCACCACACTGTTCGGGCTGCTTGCCGTGGAAATCGCGGTGACCATGACCAACCAGACAACGAAGACGGCAATCGGCGCGTTCTTCTTCCTGATTGCATTGATCTTTGTGTATCGCTCGTTCTACGGAATGCGAATTCCGGCGGAGAAGTAA
- a CDS encoding PEP-CTERM sorting domain-containing protein: MKTPFCIVSAVAFAITAHGQPLQWEAYDTGGNLLAGMGGSGGNTGFPALSLSIPANSTRVFVARNFQPLDVSANGSISTINLSFSISTGLQGAPGYNFGMGVYNSAGTDAFTDDTGLFSLWDAQSQFPELFVKTDGPDLFAGPQQGQSGVYSGGLLDATTYDALVRIVNTDGSVSLGNGTPLANAGIAYQGLNVDQRVFMSPVSEMPFLYDLFAFIFVNTTEEEATLNVNEMTLLVPEPSVFALAGLGFLGMLARRRRRD; the protein is encoded by the coding sequence ATGAAAACGCCGTTCTGCATCGTTTCAGCAGTCGCATTCGCCATCACCGCTCATGGACAACCGCTGCAATGGGAAGCTTATGATACCGGCGGCAATCTGCTGGCGGGCATGGGAGGATCGGGAGGAAACACCGGTTTTCCAGCGCTCAGTCTTTCCATTCCAGCCAACAGCACGCGTGTCTTTGTCGCTCGAAATTTTCAGCCGCTCGACGTCAGCGCGAACGGGTCCATCAGCACGATCAATCTTTCCTTCTCAATTTCAACGGGGCTGCAGGGCGCGCCTGGTTATAACTTCGGCATGGGCGTATACAATTCCGCTGGAACCGACGCGTTCACGGACGACACGGGGCTCTTCAGCCTTTGGGATGCTCAGAGCCAGTTCCCTGAGTTGTTTGTGAAAACAGATGGGCCTGATCTGTTCGCTGGCCCGCAACAGGGGCAGTCCGGCGTGTATTCGGGAGGCCTGCTCGATGCAACCACTTATGATGCCCTCGTCCGCATCGTGAACACGGACGGGAGTGTCAGCCTGGGCAACGGAACCCCTCTCGCAAATGCCGGCATCGCTTACCAGGGACTGAATGTCGACCAACGTGTCTTCATGAGCCCAGTCAGCGAGATGCCATTCCTGTATGACCTTTTTGCTTTCATCTTCGTCAACACCACTGAGGAGGAGGCGACGTTGAACGTGAATGAAATGACCCTGCTGGTGCCGGAACCGTCGGTATTCGCGCTCGCGGGACTGGGTTTTCTGGGAATGCTGGCCCGGCGCAGGCGTCGAGATTGA
- a CDS encoding XdhC family protein encodes MMAYPAAVQNVYHALAEAARNAEPVALGIITTVKGSSPQKLGAKAIFHSDGRITGTLGGGCLEAEIQHRAMAALRSAEPEAFDLLLDHDFGWDDGLICGGKVGGVILPNAQAAGVSFWERIAKRAERYSWEVSADYSIRTSDSTVDSAVLYREEVHPPCVLWIAGAGHIAQAVAPLAASLDFDVTVFDDRPALASRDYFPSAINLQTGMWDELCAMRLPPVPAFALIVTRGHRHDALVLKDWIQQPFLFLGMIGSARKARTIFEHFREEQIATEEQLQRVACPVGIRIRSQSVPEISVSIMAQFIEKRAELVFDRRKSGLLRVA; translated from the coding sequence ATGATGGCCTACCCTGCCGCCGTGCAGAATGTCTACCACGCACTGGCGGAAGCGGCTCGTAACGCCGAACCCGTGGCGCTGGGGATCATTACGACCGTCAAAGGATCCAGTCCCCAGAAACTTGGCGCGAAAGCGATTTTTCATTCTGACGGGCGGATTACGGGAACGTTGGGAGGCGGGTGCCTGGAAGCGGAGATTCAGCATCGCGCAATGGCCGCACTGCGATCGGCCGAACCCGAGGCGTTTGACCTGCTGCTGGACCACGACTTTGGGTGGGACGACGGATTAATCTGTGGCGGCAAAGTGGGGGGAGTCATCCTGCCCAATGCCCAGGCCGCAGGCGTGTCCTTTTGGGAGCGGATCGCCAAACGTGCCGAGCGCTATTCCTGGGAGGTTTCCGCTGATTATTCCATCCGCACGAGCGACTCGACTGTCGATTCTGCGGTGCTGTATCGCGAGGAAGTGCATCCACCCTGTGTCCTCTGGATTGCGGGCGCGGGTCATATCGCTCAGGCCGTGGCTCCGCTTGCGGCATCGCTGGATTTTGATGTCACCGTGTTCGATGATCGGCCGGCGCTCGCGAGCCGCGACTATTTTCCGTCCGCAATCAATCTCCAGACGGGGATGTGGGATGAGCTTTGTGCGATGCGCCTTCCCCCTGTGCCCGCATTCGCGCTGATTGTAACCCGTGGACACAGGCATGATGCACTGGTGTTGAAGGACTGGATTCAGCAGCCGTTCCTCTTCCTCGGAATGATCGGCAGCGCACGCAAGGCTCGCACCATCTTTGAACATTTTCGCGAGGAGCAAATTGCCACGGAGGAACAACTTCAGCGCGTCGCCTGCCCGGTTGGGATCCGTATTCGTTCACAATCCGTTCCGGAAATCTCGGTCAGCATCATGGCGCAATTCATCGAAAAGCGTGCCGAGTTGGTTTTCGATCGTCGAAAGTCAGGACTCCTCCGGGTTGCCTGA
- the panD gene encoding aspartate 1-decarboxylase, whose amino-acid sequence MQFNLLKSKIHRATVTGGNVRYEGSLTIDSELMDHVGMVPYERILCSNMENGNRFETYAIPGDPGSGAIILNGAAAHMGKKGDSLTIMSFTNVARRKAANWKPRVIVLGKKNRIVNSRGI is encoded by the coding sequence ATGCAATTCAACCTCCTCAAATCCAAGATCCATCGTGCGACCGTAACTGGCGGAAATGTCCGCTACGAAGGCAGTTTGACCATTGATTCCGAACTCATGGATCACGTGGGAATGGTCCCCTATGAGCGCATTCTTTGCAGCAACATGGAAAACGGCAATCGCTTCGAAACCTACGCGATTCCAGGCGACCCCGGGTCAGGAGCCATCATTCTGAACGGTGCGGCGGCGCACATGGGCAAGAAGGGCGATTCGCTCACCATCATGAGTTTTACGAACGTGGCCAGGCGCAAGGCGGCGAACTGGAAACCACGGGTCATAGTCCTGGGGAAAAAAAATCGCATCGTCAACAGCCGCGGAATCTAA
- a CDS encoding pentapeptide repeat-containing protein, translating to MKIQNSKELLQAINADLSRSEFDDVNLREATFTNVNLSKATFTDINFSGAKFSNLNLTNVEIEACETTGMRFRGILVSELFDAYKRNA from the coding sequence ATGAAAATTCAGAACTCAAAGGAGCTCCTGCAAGCTATCAACGCCGATCTCTCACGATCTGAGTTCGATGACGTGAATCTTCGGGAAGCGACCTTCACGAATGTAAATTTGTCGAAGGCCACATTCACCGACATCAATTTCAGCGGCGCCAAGTTCAGCAATCTAAACCTGACAAATGTCGAGATCGAAGCCTGCGAAACAACTGGAATGAGATTTCGCGGTATCCTGGTTTCAGAGCTTTTCGATGCCTACAAACGAAATGCCTAA
- the metF gene encoding methylenetetrahydrofolate reductase [NAD(P)H], with amino-acid sequence MKLVRDIYAEKQRQGSPVISFEFFPPKTEEGDRNLLEKTIPALIGTRPDYCSVTYGAGGSTRDKTLMIVDRIQKEHHLTAVAHLTCVAATREEIRNLLRQIQSLGVKNVLALRGDPPGGGEFKPTPGGFEFSSQLVEFIREMDGFSIGVAGFPEGHVACKEGKHVDWKHLKTKIDAGADFVLTQLFFDNADFYEFREHLTRELGVTIPLVPGIVPILSASQIKRFTAMCGACIPDSLSARLDELSEDDAAATEFGIEYATKQCEDLLRNGVPGIHFYTLNKSHSTVRVLQHLRLA; translated from the coding sequence ATGAAATTGGTTCGCGATATTTACGCCGAGAAGCAGCGGCAGGGCAGCCCGGTCATTTCCTTCGAGTTCTTTCCACCCAAGACCGAGGAAGGCGATCGGAACCTGCTCGAGAAAACGATCCCGGCGCTGATAGGGACCCGTCCTGATTACTGTTCTGTGACTTACGGCGCGGGGGGCAGCACCCGGGACAAGACGTTGATGATCGTCGATCGAATCCAGAAGGAGCATCACCTCACTGCGGTCGCGCATCTGACGTGCGTTGCCGCGACGCGTGAGGAAATTAGAAATCTTCTGCGCCAGATCCAATCTCTCGGCGTGAAGAACGTGCTCGCCTTGCGCGGGGACCCGCCCGGAGGGGGTGAGTTCAAGCCCACGCCAGGCGGATTCGAATTCTCAAGCCAGCTTGTGGAATTCATCCGCGAAATGGATGGCTTCAGCATTGGAGTGGCGGGATTTCCCGAAGGGCACGTTGCCTGCAAGGAAGGCAAACACGTTGATTGGAAGCATCTCAAAACGAAGATCGATGCGGGGGCAGATTTTGTCCTAACGCAGTTGTTCTTCGATAACGCCGATTTCTACGAGTTCCGCGAGCACCTCACCCGTGAACTGGGCGTCACCATTCCGCTCGTGCCCGGCATTGTGCCGATTCTCAGCGCTTCCCAAATCAAGCGTTTCACCGCGATGTGCGGCGCTTGTATCCCGGATTCCTTGTCCGCACGCCTGGATGAGCTCAGTGAGGATGATGCTGCGGCGACGGAGTTTGGGATCGAGTATGCCACGAAACAGTGCGAGGACCTGTTGCGTAACGGTGTTCCGGGAATTCACTTCTACACATTGAACAAGTCACATTCGACGGTTCGCGTGCTACAACACCTTCGCCTGGCCTAG
- a CDS encoding 3-deoxy-D-manno-octulosonic acid transferase, with amino-acid sequence MRVLYNILFSIFFLLSAPYYFFRLWRRGNWTRGFGQRFGAYDAKVKQAITNRQVLWMHAVSVGEVNVCTQLIRALEPRVPNLKIVVSTTTTTGMGELQKKLPTHITKIYYPIDRRPYVSRALGTIRPKAVVLVEAEIWPNFLWRARDIGTPLFLVNARLSERSFRGYRRWSFIFRDLFASFTAIGTQNDADAARLRELGCRPEAIHVVGSLKFDAAKLDEKRVLDVPRMLEQLGAPRNPLLLVCGSTHAGEEALLAEVFQRLRQTFSNLFLVLVPRHFERGKEVGRELQARGVKFIFRSEVTSNTQLKAGDVDCLLVNTTGELKYFYEHATVIFVGKSLKGQGGQNPIEPGALGKAMVFGPHMQNFADIARSFVEQKGAVQVQDGPELETALQTLLQDPKHRELLGRNARRVVRENLGAIERTVDMIVNNLKDKDIYIRDPLA; translated from the coding sequence GTGCGAGTTCTGTACAACATCCTGTTTTCGATCTTTTTTTTGCTGTCGGCGCCCTATTACTTTTTCCGTTTATGGCGCCGGGGAAACTGGACCCGCGGCTTCGGCCAGCGCTTCGGCGCTTATGACGCCAAGGTCAAGCAGGCCATCACCAACCGGCAGGTGCTCTGGATGCACGCCGTGAGCGTTGGGGAAGTGAATGTCTGCACCCAATTGATTCGCGCCCTCGAACCGCGCGTTCCCAACCTGAAGATCGTGGTTTCCACCACAACCACGACGGGCATGGGCGAACTGCAGAAAAAGCTCCCAACCCACATCACCAAGATCTATTACCCGATCGACCGCCGCCCCTACGTTTCGCGCGCGCTAGGAACCATTCGCCCCAAAGCCGTGGTGCTCGTCGAGGCCGAGATCTGGCCCAACTTCCTCTGGCGCGCCCGTGATATCGGAACCCCGCTCTTCCTGGTTAACGCGCGGCTCTCCGAGCGATCCTTTCGCGGATATCGTCGCTGGAGTTTCATCTTCCGCGATCTCTTCGCCTCGTTCACAGCGATCGGAACCCAGAATGACGCAGATGCCGCGAGGTTGCGTGAATTGGGTTGCCGCCCTGAAGCAATCCACGTCGTTGGCAGTTTGAAATTCGACGCCGCCAAGCTCGACGAAAAACGCGTTCTCGATGTTCCACGGATGCTCGAGCAACTCGGCGCCCCAAGAAACCCGCTGCTGCTGGTCTGCGGGAGCACGCATGCCGGCGAGGAAGCATTGCTGGCCGAAGTTTTCCAGCGCCTGAGACAAACCTTCAGCAACCTGTTTCTTGTATTGGTTCCGCGGCACTTCGAGCGGGGAAAGGAAGTGGGACGCGAATTGCAGGCGCGCGGTGTGAAATTCATCTTCCGCAGCGAGGTCACTTCAAACACGCAGCTCAAGGCAGGCGATGTCGATTGCCTGCTGGTGAACACAACAGGCGAACTCAAATACTTCTACGAGCACGCCACTGTGATCTTCGTTGGAAAAAGCCTCAAAGGCCAGGGCGGCCAGAATCCGATCGAACCCGGCGCGCTCGGAAAAGCCATGGTGTTCGGCCCGCACATGCAGAATTTTGCGGATATCGCTCGCAGCTTTGTCGAACAGAAGGGAGCGGTCCAGGTGCAGGACGGACCAGAACTGGAAACGGCGCTGCAAACCTTGCTTCAGGACCCGAAACACCGCGAGCTGCTTGGCCGTAATGCCCGCCGCGTCGTCCGCGAAAACCTCGGGGCAATCGAGCGGACCGTTGACATGATCGTCAACAACCTGAAGGACAAGGACATTTATATCCGCGACCCGCTGGCCTAG